One window of Nocardia nova SH22a genomic DNA carries:
- the fadD5 gene encoding fatty-acid--CoA ligase FadD5 → MTTGVQTAEPIRSRRNHWNNQIATHALMRPDAVAVRFRGQDTTWKQLHERSLKFADSLARRGVGFGDRVLILALNYTEYLEAVFGINALGAIAVPVNFRLTPPEVAYIVSDSGAAAIVTDSLLQPLAIGVMAQSEQLKTCVVIGGTTGDGVIGYDDFLAETGEPHVPQDIPEDTPALIMYTSGTTGSPKGAILSYANLNSQALTCIRAMNSTPDTIAFCTSPLFHIAGLGSLAPAFMLGSKTVLHPLGAFNATEFLDAIEAEQATTAFCVPAQWQVICEDPTVKTRKLALETLSWGAAPASETVLRAMAECFPDAQNVAVFGQTEMSPITCVLEGKDALRKLGSVGQPIPTIQTRVVDDEMNDVAPGEIGEIVYRGPTMMQGYWNKPEATAEAFAGGWFHSGDLVRQDEEGFVWVVDRKKDMIISGGENIYCAEVENVLFAHPKIHEAAVVGRAHEKWGEVPVAVVALLEGETLTLEELSEFLNENLARYKHPKDLVIVPELPRNASGKVVKVQLRKEYADYAG, encoded by the coding sequence ATGACCACCGGTGTCCAGACCGCCGAACCGATCCGGTCGCGGCGCAATCACTGGAACAACCAGATCGCCACCCATGCGCTGATGCGCCCGGACGCCGTGGCGGTCCGGTTCCGTGGACAGGACACCACCTGGAAGCAGCTGCACGAGCGGTCGCTGAAATTCGCCGATTCGCTGGCCCGCCGGGGAGTCGGCTTCGGCGACCGGGTGCTGATCCTGGCGCTGAACTACACCGAGTACCTCGAGGCGGTCTTCGGCATCAATGCCCTGGGCGCGATCGCGGTCCCGGTGAACTTCCGGCTCACCCCGCCCGAGGTCGCCTACATCGTCTCCGATTCCGGTGCCGCGGCGATCGTCACCGATTCGCTGCTGCAGCCGCTGGCCATCGGCGTGATGGCGCAGAGCGAACAGCTGAAGACCTGCGTCGTCATCGGCGGTACCACGGGCGACGGGGTGATCGGCTACGACGACTTCCTCGCGGAGACCGGCGAACCCCATGTGCCGCAGGATATTCCGGAGGACACCCCGGCACTGATCATGTACACCTCGGGCACCACGGGCAGCCCGAAGGGCGCCATCCTGTCCTACGCCAACCTGAACTCCCAGGCGCTGACCTGTATCCGGGCCATGAACTCCACCCCGGACACCATCGCCTTCTGCACCTCGCCGCTGTTCCACATCGCCGGATTGGGCAGTCTCGCACCGGCATTCATGCTCGGTTCCAAGACCGTGCTGCATCCGCTCGGCGCGTTCAACGCCACCGAATTCCTGGACGCGATCGAGGCCGAACAGGCCACCACCGCGTTCTGCGTGCCCGCGCAGTGGCAGGTGATCTGCGAGGACCCGACCGTCAAGACCCGCAAGCTGGCCCTGGAAACTCTGAGCTGGGGCGCCGCGCCCGCCTCGGAGACGGTGCTGCGCGCGATGGCCGAATGTTTCCCGGACGCACAGAATGTCGCGGTGTTCGGCCAGACCGAGATGTCGCCGATCACCTGTGTGCTAGAGGGCAAGGACGCGCTGCGCAAACTGGGTTCGGTCGGGCAGCCGATCCCGACCATCCAGACCCGCGTCGTCGACGACGAGATGAACGACGTCGCGCCGGGCGAAATCGGCGAGATCGTCTACCGCGGCCCGACCATGATGCAGGGCTACTGGAACAAGCCCGAGGCCACCGCCGAGGCGTTCGCGGGCGGCTGGTTCCACTCCGGCGACCTGGTCCGCCAGGACGAGGAGGGCTTCGTCTGGGTGGTCGACCGCAAGAAGGACATGATCATCTCCGGCGGCGAGAACATCTACTGTGCCGAAGTGGAGAACGTGCTGTTCGCACATCCGAAGATCCACGAGGCGGCCGTGGTGGGGCGCGCGCACGAGAAGTGGGGCGAGGTGCCGGTGGCGGTGGTCGCACTGCTCGAGGGCGAGACGCTCACCCTCGAGGAGCTTTCCGAATTCCTCAACGAGAACCTCGCGCGCTACAAGCATCCCAAGGATCTGGTGATCGTGCCGGAGCTGCCGCGCAATGCCAGCGGCAAGGTGGTCAAGGTTCAGCTGCGCAAGGAGTACGCCGACTACGCGGGCTGA
- a CDS encoding NAD(P)H-dependent flavin oxidoreductase, with translation MLRTRFTEMFGIEHPIVQGGMMHVGRAELVAAVANAGGLGFITALTQPTPDDLRREIERTRELTDKPFGVNVTILPSINPPPYEEYARAIIESGVKIVETAGSNPEPFLPHYKAAGIKVLHKCTSVRHAIKAQKIGVDGVSIDGFECAGHPGEDDVPGLILIPAATKALEIPVIASGGFADARGLVAALALGADGINMGTRFLCTEESPVHRKVKEQIVAHTERDTQLIFRTMHNTARVANNEISRKVVEIEAAGGVFEDVRELVAGARGRVVFDEGDLDAGIWSAGQVQGLIDDIPTCAELISRIVSESEALINSRLAGMLA, from the coding sequence ATGTTGCGCACCAGATTCACCGAGATGTTCGGTATCGAGCACCCGATCGTGCAGGGCGGCATGATGCACGTCGGCCGGGCCGAACTCGTGGCGGCGGTCGCCAACGCCGGTGGGCTCGGCTTCATCACCGCGCTCACCCAGCCCACTCCCGATGACCTGCGGCGCGAGATCGAGCGCACCCGCGAACTCACCGACAAGCCGTTCGGTGTCAACGTCACGATCCTGCCCTCGATCAACCCGCCGCCGTACGAGGAGTACGCGCGGGCGATCATCGAATCGGGCGTGAAGATCGTCGAGACCGCGGGCAGCAACCCCGAGCCGTTCCTGCCGCACTACAAGGCGGCCGGAATCAAGGTGCTGCACAAGTGCACCAGCGTCCGGCACGCGATCAAGGCGCAGAAGATCGGCGTCGACGGCGTCAGCATCGACGGCTTCGAATGTGCCGGACATCCCGGTGAGGACGATGTGCCCGGCCTGATCCTGATCCCCGCCGCCACCAAGGCGCTCGAGATCCCGGTCATCGCCTCCGGCGGTTTCGCCGACGCCCGCGGCCTGGTCGCCGCGCTGGCGCTGGGCGCCGACGGCATCAATATGGGCACCCGCTTCCTGTGCACCGAGGAATCGCCGGTGCACCGGAAGGTCAAGGAGCAGATCGTCGCCCACACCGAGCGCGACACGCAGCTCATCTTCCGCACCATGCACAACACCGCGCGGGTGGCGAACAACGAGATCAGCCGCAAGGTCGTCGAGATCGAGGCGGCCGGAGGCGTTTTCGAGGATGTGCGGGAACTGGTCGCCGGTGCGCGCGGCCGCGTCGTCTTCGACGAGGGCGATCTGGACGCCGGAATCTGGTCCGCGGGCCAGGTCCAGGGCCTGATCGACGACATCCCCACCTGTGCCGAACTGATCTCGCGCATCGTGAGCGAGTCCGAGGCGCTGATCAATTCGCGCCTCGCGGGCATGCTGGCCTGA
- a CDS encoding acyl carrier protein: MGRGERIGTLADAAIAAVAGLLGTDPESVSTTAPFTDLGLTSIQLARLTAVLEDALGVDISLTELYDHPDIEQLVDHLELR; this comes from the coding sequence GTGGGTCGAGGCGAGCGAATCGGCACCCTGGCGGACGCGGCCATCGCCGCGGTCGCCGGATTACTCGGCACCGACCCCGAATCCGTCTCGACCACGGCTCCGTTCACCGATCTGGGCCTCACCTCGATACAACTCGCGCGGCTGACGGCGGTTCTGGAAGACGCGCTGGGCGTTGACATCTCACTGACCGAGCTCTACGACCACCCCGATATCGAGCAGCTCGTCGACCATCTCGAGTTGCGATGA
- a CDS encoding type I polyketide synthase: MTAAHSQPAVSIVGIGCRVPGASGPEELWRLLVEGRDGTGAPPPDREGAGRGGYLPAVAEFDNDWFAISDREAALMDPQQRLALEVAVEAIDDAGIGYRVRGSNAAVLFGACGFDHGAVVLGSGGRDAPYAVTGSALSIIANRLSYALDLHGPSVVLDSACSSSLAAVDLAMRLLADDAVPFAVVGGVNLALLPHTSQYLAQGGFLAPDGRCKPFDAAADGYARGDGATVLVLQRTEDARREGNRRYAEILGAAVGSDGRSNGLYAPSGRAQQQVVRNAWARAGLDIRDAGYFECHGTGTPVGDAVEVEALAAVLGPADDAAPRLIGSVKSNIGHLEAAAGVTGLAKTALSLWHGIIVPTINFHRENPMLRLSERGLRVPTESVVWDRRADVPRCAGVSSFGFGGTNAHVVLREAEPDSTARELAAPVLIALTGRDEIELRETADRCAAALADETLSLPDLAAAGRALPQAVRAAILVDDAEDAADALRTIAHGDPAPNTVLGIGTRRRGRVLFLFSGQGGQHARMGRELAARYPVFAQALAEITDAIVAAGGPRVWTPRHGFSAGVDSTETVQPALFAYQIALTRLLAAWGLEPDGVSGHSLGEIAAATVAGAISVPDAARLVTERSRLLGRLTGQGSMALLEATPDQARRLVEPLRAEVAVAAVNGPRAVVVSGTNRYMETLLRRAERRRYYARPVPVDFAAHSPQVRSLVEEFTEAVAPLTPQPPRVPLFSTARPATIIESATMDIGYWIDNLCGTVELDTAVETALARGYTTVVEISPHAVLAPTVREHPELADAVVAAADRDGEATALLRAIGAMYIRGRDIDWSAQGPAAPAGRRRWRRKTFPLLTRTATDPASDRLDDHVVAGIPTVPAAYWIRRLLDSVPGPIRLADFTVHERTDIADLSAVGYRVGADLRVVLGPLTVASARTTTAATPADILTWMRAIDTHRAAENSSAAIDLAEFYSGLSRRGLDYGPVFRPLTGIRAGSRSAVGTFDSPPVSTAALDGCLQLIAAAAHELLPADGLALPVGIGSVWISDAHRLRLTEAHAFVRDRVGDDLLCDVIALDQYDAPAMALLDIRIHCSAVAEPDVTAVPVPGRSIDTVPLRRLGAPARSAGYDPTVATAPEWADSVLREEYWAPLPEPPVTERNPSISRVFVVGESELATAVTREIDRLVPTQRVAREPGDAGAILASAAIGSADTGVVLVWPESVPATITAATDAVGKALRILQQTVTSPATATMTVVLRDPSSIEQNAVAALVRTLQLESGRPVRLIWSDGGDPGMLRDLVLARTAPDELRVERAAAQVRRFRPLGGEGFAVPVSTEGTYVVTGGLGALGAAAVRWLLDQGAHDVVVLTRTPRPLPPLLDGAEDRVVVVRCDVTDRADLSNALNDIRACGSTVRGVIHAAGVLRDSEFDAVTPESVNHHFEPKAGAAVSLLDLTSCDPTDFTLLFSSATGLLGAPGQAAYAAANAALDATARASQDRSVISIAWGSWDSGLARSAGGAQHLRAAGVTPFDVARGLAVLSAVVGRPRSVVLALDYTATGDTTSVGDRLRTLLSDKHISLDGAQSDRTPVVTPSEPSLSSVGDGDIHGIVRATVAGTLSRPIESVDPNADFGSLDLSSLLAIDLRRRLEHRLGIRIATAELFENPSVAALSKALAVRVPQRETS, translated from the coding sequence ATGACGGCTGCGCACTCACAACCGGCGGTCTCGATCGTCGGCATCGGCTGCCGGGTGCCCGGCGCGTCCGGGCCGGAGGAATTGTGGCGACTGCTGGTCGAGGGCCGCGACGGCACCGGCGCACCGCCGCCGGACCGCGAGGGTGCGGGCCGGGGCGGCTATCTGCCCGCGGTCGCGGAGTTCGACAACGACTGGTTCGCGATCTCCGATCGCGAAGCGGCACTGATGGATCCGCAACAGCGGCTGGCCCTGGAGGTCGCCGTGGAGGCGATCGACGATGCCGGAATCGGCTATCGCGTACGCGGATCGAATGCGGCAGTGCTGTTCGGCGCCTGCGGATTCGATCACGGCGCGGTCGTACTCGGCAGCGGTGGCCGGGACGCCCCCTATGCGGTGACCGGCTCGGCGCTGAGCATCATCGCCAACCGGTTGTCGTATGCGCTGGATCTGCACGGGCCGAGCGTGGTGCTCGACAGCGCCTGCTCCTCGTCGCTGGCCGCCGTGGATCTGGCGATGCGACTACTGGCCGACGACGCGGTTCCGTTCGCCGTCGTCGGCGGCGTGAATCTCGCGCTGCTGCCGCATACTTCGCAGTATCTCGCCCAAGGCGGATTCCTGGCCCCGGACGGCCGCTGCAAACCGTTCGACGCGGCCGCCGACGGCTATGCGCGCGGCGACGGCGCCACCGTTCTGGTGCTGCAACGCACCGAGGACGCGCGGCGCGAAGGCAACCGCCGCTACGCCGAAATCCTCGGCGCCGCCGTCGGTTCCGACGGTCGCTCCAACGGGCTCTACGCCCCCAGCGGCCGCGCACAACAGCAGGTCGTCCGGAATGCCTGGGCGCGTGCGGGTCTCGACATCCGCGATGCCGGGTACTTCGAATGTCACGGCACCGGAACGCCGGTCGGCGACGCGGTGGAGGTCGAGGCGCTGGCGGCGGTCCTCGGGCCCGCCGACGACGCCGCACCCCGCCTCATCGGCTCGGTGAAATCGAATATCGGGCATCTGGAGGCGGCCGCCGGGGTCACCGGGCTCGCCAAGACCGCGTTGAGCCTGTGGCACGGAATCATCGTGCCCACCATCAACTTCCACCGCGAGAACCCGATGCTGCGACTGTCCGAACGCGGCCTGCGGGTGCCCACCGAATCGGTGGTCTGGGACCGGCGAGCGGATGTCCCGCGCTGTGCCGGGGTCAGCTCCTTCGGCTTCGGCGGCACGAACGCCCACGTCGTGCTCCGTGAGGCGGAACCCGATTCCACCGCACGGGAACTCGCGGCGCCGGTCCTCATCGCGCTCACCGGCCGCGACGAGATCGAACTGCGCGAGACGGCCGATCGCTGCGCCGCCGCGCTCGCCGACGAGACGCTGTCACTGCCCGACCTGGCCGCGGCGGGACGCGCCCTGCCGCAGGCGGTGCGCGCCGCGATCCTGGTCGATGACGCCGAGGACGCGGCCGACGCACTGCGCACGATCGCACATGGGGATCCCGCCCCGAATACGGTGCTCGGCATCGGAACCCGGCGCAGGGGCCGAGTTCTGTTCCTGTTCTCCGGCCAGGGCGGCCAGCACGCGCGAATGGGACGGGAGCTGGCGGCACGCTACCCCGTCTTCGCGCAGGCGCTGGCCGAGATCACCGATGCGATCGTCGCGGCCGGTGGTCCACGGGTCTGGACGCCGCGGCACGGATTCTCCGCCGGTGTGGACAGCACCGAAACCGTCCAGCCCGCGCTGTTCGCCTACCAGATCGCACTCACCCGGCTGCTGGCCGCGTGGGGACTCGAACCCGACGGAGTGAGCGGGCACAGCCTCGGGGAGATCGCGGCGGCCACGGTCGCCGGGGCAATCTCGGTTCCCGACGCCGCCCGGCTGGTCACCGAACGTTCCCGGCTGCTCGGCCGCCTCACGGGACAGGGCAGTATGGCGCTGCTCGAGGCGACACCGGACCAGGCCAGGCGACTGGTCGAACCGCTGCGCGCCGAGGTCGCGGTGGCGGCGGTGAACGGCCCACGGGCAGTGGTGGTTTCGGGCACCAACCGCTACATGGAGACACTGCTGCGCCGCGCGGAACGACGGCGGTACTACGCCCGGCCGGTGCCGGTGGACTTCGCCGCGCACAGCCCGCAGGTCCGATCGCTGGTCGAGGAGTTCACCGAGGCCGTCGCCCCGCTCACACCGCAGCCACCGCGTGTCCCGTTGTTCTCCACCGCGCGCCCCGCAACGATCATCGAATCCGCCACGATGGATATCGGTTACTGGATCGACAACCTCTGTGGCACCGTCGAATTGGATACCGCCGTCGAGACGGCGCTCGCGCGCGGCTACACCACGGTGGTCGAGATATCTCCGCACGCCGTGCTGGCGCCCACGGTGCGGGAACATCCGGAACTGGCCGATGCGGTCGTCGCCGCCGCGGATCGTGACGGCGAGGCCACGGCGCTCCTGCGCGCGATCGGCGCGATGTACATCCGCGGTCGCGATATCGACTGGTCCGCACAGGGCCCGGCGGCGCCCGCGGGTCGTAGGCGTTGGCGCCGCAAGACCTTTCCGCTGCTCACCCGCACGGCCACCGATCCCGCATCCGACCGTCTCGACGATCATGTGGTGGCCGGGATCCCCACAGTCCCGGCCGCGTATTGGATTCGGCGGCTACTGGATTCGGTACCCGGCCCGATCCGGCTGGCCGATTTCACCGTGCACGAACGCACCGACATCGCCGATCTGAGCGCGGTCGGCTACCGCGTCGGCGCGGACCTGCGGGTCGTGCTGGGCCCGCTGACGGTGGCCTCCGCGCGGACCACCACGGCGGCCACCCCCGCCGACATCCTCACCTGGATGCGTGCGATCGACACCCATCGCGCAGCGGAGAACTCGTCCGCCGCGATCGATCTCGCCGAGTTCTATTCCGGCCTGTCCCGCCGTGGCCTCGACTACGGTCCGGTGTTCCGCCCGCTGACCGGAATCCGCGCCGGATCCCGCAGTGCGGTGGGCACATTCGACTCCCCGCCGGTGTCCACCGCGGCGCTGGACGGATGTCTGCAGCTCATCGCCGCCGCGGCACACGAGCTGCTACCGGCCGACGGCCTCGCCCTTCCGGTCGGCATCGGGTCGGTCTGGATCTCCGATGCGCACCGGCTTCGGCTCACCGAGGCCCATGCCTTCGTCCGCGATCGGGTGGGCGACGATCTGCTCTGCGATGTGATCGCCCTCGATCAGTACGACGCACCCGCCATGGCGCTGCTGGACATCCGCATCCACTGTTCGGCCGTCGCCGAACCGGACGTGACCGCCGTCCCGGTGCCCGGCCGGTCGATCGACACGGTACCGCTGCGACGGCTCGGCGCCCCTGCCAGATCAGCCGGATACGATCCCACAGTGGCCACCGCACCCGAGTGGGCGGACTCCGTACTGCGCGAGGAATACTGGGCGCCGCTTCCGGAACCGCCGGTGACGGAACGGAATCCGTCGATCTCCCGGGTATTCGTGGTGGGTGAATCCGAGCTCGCCACGGCGGTGACCCGCGAGATCGACCGGCTGGTACCGACGCAGCGGGTGGCGCGCGAGCCCGGCGACGCGGGCGCGATTCTCGCCTCGGCGGCGATCGGTTCCGCCGATACCGGCGTGGTCCTGGTCTGGCCGGAGTCCGTCCCGGCAACGATCACCGCGGCGACGGATGCGGTCGGGAAGGCCCTGCGGATCCTGCAGCAGACCGTCACGTCGCCCGCGACCGCGACGATGACCGTGGTCCTGCGCGATCCGTCCTCGATCGAGCAGAACGCGGTGGCCGCACTGGTCCGGACGCTCCAGCTGGAATCCGGCCGCCCGGTGCGGCTGATCTGGTCCGATGGCGGCGATCCCGGAATGCTGCGCGATCTGGTCCTCGCGCGCACGGCCCCCGACGAGCTGCGGGTCGAACGGGCGGCGGCCCAGGTCCGCCGGTTCCGCCCGCTCGGCGGGGAAGGTTTCGCCGTCCCCGTCTCCACCGAGGGCACCTACGTGGTCACCGGCGGGCTCGGTGCACTGGGTGCCGCGGCGGTGCGCTGGCTGCTGGATCAGGGCGCCCACGATGTCGTCGTGCTGACCCGCACCCCGCGCCCGCTGCCGCCGCTGCTCGACGGCGCCGAGGATCGCGTGGTCGTGGTGCGCTGCGATGTCACCGACCGTGCCGATCTGTCGAACGCGCTCAACGACATCCGCGCCTGCGGATCGACCGTGCGCGGCGTGATCCATGCCGCCGGAGTCCTGCGGGACAGCGAATTCGATGCCGTCACCCCGGAATCGGTGAACCACCATTTCGAGCCGAAGGCCGGAGCGGCGGTGTCACTGCTGGACCTGACCTCTTGCGATCCGACCGATTTCACGCTCCTGTTCTCCTCCGCCACCGGACTTCTCGGCGCCCCCGGACAGGCCGCCTACGCCGCCGCCAACGCGGCCCTCGACGCCACGGCCCGGGCCTCCCAGGACCGCTCGGTGATCAGCATCGCCTGGGGCAGCTGGGATTCGGGGCTGGCCCGGTCTGCGGGCGGCGCCCAGCACCTGCGGGCCGCGGGCGTCACCCCGTTCGATGTCGCGCGCGGGCTCGCCGTGCTGTCGGCTGTGGTGGGCCGACCGCGCTCGGTGGTGCTCGCGCTCGACTACACCGCCACGGGCGACACCACGTCGGTAGGGGACAGACTACGAACCCTGCTGTCGGACAAGCACATCAGTCTCGACGGTGCTCAGTCGGACCGCACGCCCGTCGTCACACCGTCCGAGCCGTCGCTTTCGTCGGTGGGCGACGGAGATATCCACGGCATCGTGCGCGCCACCGTCGCGGGCACCCTGTCGCGGCCGATCGAATCCGTCGATCCGAACGCGGATTTCGGCTCCCTCGATCTGTCCTCGCTGCTCGCCATCGACCTGCGCAGACGGCTGGAGCATCGTCTCGGCATCCGGATCGCCACCGCCGAACTGTTCGAAAATCCCTCGGTCGCAGCGCTGTCCAAGGCGCTGGCGGTGCGTGTCCCGCAGCGGGAGACGTCATGA